In the Leptospira selangorensis genome, one interval contains:
- a CDS encoding GAF domain-containing protein encodes MGLLDKVTRLIRSGNLESGAKTSSSSVAVSGEEKPSLLKKSMAVRAKGLLEKAMDFGGRKEKAASAYEDPTNFEPATASTSSEDDFSFDSPSADFGDIDFGADGSDAEVSFPDSAFGEESFGEDTSSDFDLSSADFGSVSEEESDFEMDPDLGLGLEDSDLGADFGDLPEETPNKGLLSKAEEVKEEEKIPSGLPKPDAIKDPFDDWVKDAENQANQEATRPFSKEQSDTENAQFLFDDDSDYSTMPIDLQIASRKKLENYLSAFEISKEISSSKDFTNFFENLSFSIQGQIGAESIVVFSSTNGEYDVLRVVEAQGIGADPDWVLEVGDESYQAALKTPSVVYAKEILKHSPPKKEKEILEKTEAEMLVPIRSYDEFYGIIILSKTIEGEDYTIEDLEFLKIVGEMAGSVLRRIMDLEALHQENDRLNQVVKSNERILATARDLAGVRDMDEAYDYLVEVLKKELGLRRWSFLLLDRSTRKEYKVFGTNLLTPDTSGKFRLGLDSNLVGIVANVPGVFRIANFRKNPELLSQLSNDEIGLMHDFDILPFLNLNWLVGMLFIHETERPWTDTDRETAVGISEIASPVLSNLLMLEERDAVFRDPFSPVESRIDEAISRSSKIGTPFSLTVFKVQNATRMVRIKGAGFFAHYCEELRASIQENLGETDYCYRVGQGKYVVVLDGKDREETQIVVRKIRNRIVELDRKNKDFQTSTANQTLCYPADTREKERMLELIEES; translated from the coding sequence ATGGGTCTATTAGACAAGGTCACTCGTCTTATTCGTTCCGGGAATTTAGAATCCGGAGCCAAAACCTCTTCCTCTTCGGTGGCAGTCTCCGGAGAGGAAAAACCTTCTCTTCTAAAAAAATCCATGGCAGTACGTGCCAAAGGTCTTTTAGAAAAGGCTATGGATTTTGGCGGAAGAAAAGAGAAGGCGGCCTCCGCTTACGAAGATCCTACTAATTTCGAACCTGCAACTGCTTCCACTTCCTCCGAAGACGATTTTAGTTTCGATTCACCTTCCGCAGATTTCGGAGATATCGATTTTGGCGCGGACGGTTCGGATGCAGAAGTTTCTTTTCCCGATTCCGCTTTCGGTGAGGAAAGTTTTGGAGAAGATACAAGCAGCGATTTTGATCTTTCTTCTGCTGACTTCGGTTCTGTTTCGGAAGAAGAATCAGATTTTGAAATGGATCCTGATCTTGGATTAGGATTAGAAGATTCGGATCTGGGAGCAGACTTCGGAGATCTTCCTGAGGAAACTCCAAACAAAGGATTATTATCCAAGGCGGAAGAAGTAAAGGAAGAAGAGAAAATCCCTTCGGGCCTGCCTAAACCGGATGCTATTAAGGATCCATTCGATGATTGGGTTAAGGATGCTGAGAACCAGGCTAATCAAGAAGCAACTCGTCCTTTTAGCAAAGAGCAAAGCGATACGGAAAATGCTCAGTTCTTATTCGATGACGATTCAGATTATTCTACGATGCCTATCGATTTGCAGATTGCTTCTCGCAAAAAATTGGAGAACTATTTATCCGCATTTGAAATTTCTAAAGAGATCTCCTCATCCAAAGATTTTACGAACTTTTTCGAAAACTTAAGTTTTTCCATCCAAGGACAGATCGGGGCCGAATCTATCGTAGTTTTCTCTTCTACAAATGGAGAATATGATGTGCTCAGAGTTGTGGAGGCCCAAGGAATAGGAGCGGATCCTGATTGGGTTTTAGAAGTAGGGGATGAAAGTTATCAGGCAGCATTAAAAACTCCTTCCGTAGTATATGCGAAAGAGATCTTAAAACATTCTCCTCCTAAAAAAGAAAAGGAAATCCTGGAAAAAACAGAAGCAGAAATGCTCGTCCCGATCCGCAGTTATGATGAGTTTTATGGAATTATAATATTAAGTAAAACGATTGAGGGTGAAGACTACACGATCGAAGACTTAGAGTTCTTGAAGATCGTAGGGGAAATGGCCGGATCCGTATTGAGAAGGATCATGGACCTGGAAGCTCTTCACCAAGAAAATGATCGATTGAATCAGGTTGTCAAAAGTAACGAAAGGATACTTGCAACTGCAAGAGACCTGGCCGGGGTCCGAGATATGGACGAGGCATACGACTATCTTGTAGAAGTATTAAAAAAAGAACTCGGGCTAAGACGTTGGAGTTTCTTACTTTTGGATAGAAGTACCAGAAAAGAATACAAAGTATTCGGAACAAATTTACTCACACCTGATACCTCCGGAAAGTTCAGATTAGGATTGGATTCCAACTTAGTTGGGATAGTTGCCAATGTTCCTGGCGTATTCAGGATTGCGAATTTTAGAAAAAATCCGGAACTATTATCTCAATTATCCAACGATGAGATCGGACTCATGCATGATTTCGATATTCTTCCGTTCTTAAATCTGAACTGGCTTGTGGGGATGTTATTCATTCACGAAACAGAAAGGCCTTGGACAGATACGGATCGAGAAACTGCAGTAGGAATTTCAGAGATCGCTTCTCCAGTACTTTCTAATTTATTAATGTTAGAAGAAAGAGATGCCGTATTCAGAGATCCATTCAGTCCTGTTGAATCAAGAATTGACGAAGCGATCTCAAGGTCTTCTAAAATAGGAACTCCTTTTAGTCTTACCGTTTTCAAGGTCCAAAATGCAACCAGAATGGTTCGCATTAAGGGTGCAGGATTTTTCGCTCATTACTGTGAAGAACTCAGAGCATCCATCCAGGAAAATTTGGGAGAAACGGATTACTGTTATAGAGTGGGCCAAGGAAAATACGTAGTCGTCCTTGACGGAAAAGATAGAGAAGAGACCCAGATCGTAGTCCGTAAGATCCGAAACAGAATTGTAGAATTGGATAGAAAGAACAAAGACTTCCAGACTTCCACAGCAAACCAAACTCTATGTTATCCTGCGGATACCAGAGAGAAAGAAAGAATGTTGGAACTGATAGAAGAATCCTGA
- the infC gene encoding translation initiation factor IF-3 — protein MQKRPQPKPTDKLFTHRINEKITGVSQVRLVSDDGVMIVSFDEALRRAKEENLDLVEVSGDQEIHVCKIIDYGKYKFELLKKSKEAKKKQHVINVKEVKIRPRIEQHDYDIKKRHAVEFLQKGDKVKVSLRFRGREMMHSELGMNVVNRMVEDLKSVGTPEREPVLDGRQIVVVITPLAAKQ, from the coding sequence ATGCAGAAGAGGCCTCAACCGAAACCCACCGATAAGCTATTTACTCATAGAATTAATGAGAAAATTACAGGGGTGTCCCAGGTAAGATTGGTGTCGGATGACGGTGTAATGATCGTTTCTTTTGACGAAGCTTTACGGCGCGCTAAAGAAGAAAACTTGGACCTGGTAGAAGTATCTGGTGACCAAGAGATTCATGTCTGCAAGATCATCGATTACGGTAAATATAAGTTCGAACTACTTAAAAAGAGTAAGGAAGCTAAGAAGAAACAACACGTAATCAACGTGAAAGAAGTGAAGATCCGTCCAAGGATCGAACAACATGATTACGATATTAAAAAACGCCACGCTGTGGAGTTTCTTCAAAAAGGTGACAAAGTTAAAGTCAGCCTTCGCTTCCGCGGTCGTGAAATGATGCACTCCGAACTCGGGATGAATGTAGTCAATCGAATGGTAGAAGATTTGAAATCGGTCGGTACTCCGGAAAGAGAACCAGTGTTAGACGGCCGCCAAATCGTTGTAGTTATCACACCTCTTGCTGCAAAGCAATAG
- a CDS encoding SRPBCC family protein yields MIRNNVETIVEGNKVIYKRYFDVSAELLFEVWSMPEHLAEWWGPDGFTLTTKHMDFTNGGIWEFIMHGPDGHDYKNKIQFTDIKESHHILYKHLGDGEGDHDVHFESKIIFEQVGEGTNLTMEQIFPSKEELERVNEKFGAIEGAKQHIGNLAKYLEKLK; encoded by the coding sequence ATGATAAGAAATAACGTGGAAACAATTGTAGAAGGTAACAAGGTCATTTACAAAAGATACTTCGATGTATCTGCAGAACTTCTCTTCGAGGTATGGTCAATGCCGGAACATCTTGCAGAATGGTGGGGACCGGACGGATTTACATTAACTACCAAACATATGGATTTTACCAACGGCGGGATTTGGGAATTTATCATGCATGGGCCGGATGGACATGATTATAAGAATAAGATCCAATTCACTGATATTAAAGAGTCTCATCATATTCTCTACAAACATCTTGGAGATGGAGAAGGTGATCACGATGTTCATTTCGAATCAAAAATTATATTCGAACAAGTGGGAGAAGGCACAAATCTTACAATGGAACAGATCTTCCCGAGCAAAGAAGAACTAGAAAGAGTGAATGAAAAATTTGGTGCAATTGAAGGTGCTAAACAACATATCGGCAATCTTGCTAAGTATTTGGAAAAACTGAAGTAG
- a CDS encoding cell division protein ZapA: MSERVKARILGDDYTIVGDTDPEYIHRLAELVDRKVRELQLGMPNAPKLKLAVLAALNFADELEQSKNQTSESGPSSPEAEEKTKKLITLLEEGLIGDL, encoded by the coding sequence ATGAGTGAAAGAGTCAAAGCTCGTATACTGGGCGACGACTATACCATTGTAGGCGATACCGATCCGGAGTATATCCATAGGCTAGCCGAATTGGTGGACCGAAAAGTCCGTGAGTTACAATTGGGAATGCCTAACGCACCTAAATTGAAACTCGCGGTGCTTGCCGCTTTAAACTTCGCAGACGAATTGGAACAATCCAAAAATCAAACCAGCGAATCAGGACCTTCTTCTCCCGAAGCGGAAGAAAAGACCAAAAAATTGATCACTCTTTTGGAAGAAGGTTTGATCGGAGATCTTTGA
- the atpC gene encoding ATP synthase F1 subunit epsilon, whose amino-acid sequence MAAKLDVSVISPEKLLFHGDADSIVVPGNEGFFGVYPGHTSLVSLLGIGVLEVRQGNKTKIAAIEGGFFEVRDNKVTILTDHGSLKEDIDLAAAQKALEEAEALPASNEKNTLVLKAKTRILAASR is encoded by the coding sequence ATGGCAGCCAAGCTAGACGTATCGGTAATCTCTCCAGAAAAACTACTCTTCCACGGCGATGCGGACAGCATCGTCGTGCCTGGAAACGAAGGGTTTTTCGGAGTGTATCCGGGCCATACTTCTCTTGTTTCCCTGCTTGGGATCGGAGTGTTGGAAGTCCGACAAGGAAATAAAACGAAAATTGCCGCAATCGAAGGCGGATTTTTCGAAGTAAGAGACAATAAAGTTACAATTTTGACGGACCACGGTAGCCTGAAAGAAGATATCGACCTTGCTGCCGCCCAAAAAGCCCTAGAAGAAGCGGAAGCTCTTCCTGCCTCCAACGAGAAAAATACTCTCGTCCTAAAAGCAAAAACCCGAATTTTAGCGGCTTCCCGCTAA
- the carA gene encoding glutamine-hydrolyzing carbamoyl-phosphate synthase small subunit, with the protein MKAFLVLENGDVYEGESFGYETESVGEIVFNTSMAGYQEILTDPSYANQIVTLTYPMIGNYGIHPENMESGKIQASGMIVKEYVDRPSNFKAQKTLSQFLKDYKIPGIQGIDTRKLTRFIRTNGSPNGGIFVANEYSDSFLAQVKKFPGIADADLAKVVTTDKKYEFGSGAGKKYKLAVYDYGVKTNILRLLDAAGFAVSVYPAQTPASEIMKDGVDAFFLSNGPGDPAACTYAIDSTKAILENNYPLFGICLGHQIIGLTLGKKTEKMKFGHRGGNQPVKSLETGKVEITSQNHGFAVVAESSEKEPISFINLNDDTVEGILKSGYPLLSVQYHPESSPGPNDSRYLFQKFYDLVDSTKKK; encoded by the coding sequence ATGAAAGCGTTCTTGGTTTTAGAAAACGGGGACGTATACGAAGGTGAGTCCTTCGGCTACGAAACTGAATCCGTCGGGGAAATCGTCTTTAATACTTCCATGGCGGGTTACCAGGAAATTCTCACCGATCCTTCCTACGCCAACCAAATCGTAACTCTCACTTACCCGATGATCGGGAACTACGGGATCCATCCTGAAAATATGGAGTCCGGAAAGATCCAAGCTTCCGGGATGATTGTGAAGGAATATGTGGATCGTCCTTCCAACTTCAAAGCCCAAAAGACATTATCTCAATTTCTAAAAGATTATAAAATTCCCGGGATCCAAGGAATCGATACTCGAAAGTTGACCCGCTTTATCCGCACGAACGGCTCACCTAATGGCGGGATCTTCGTTGCAAATGAATACTCTGATTCTTTTTTAGCACAAGTGAAGAAGTTCCCGGGAATTGCAGACGCAGACCTCGCGAAAGTCGTCACCACTGATAAAAAATACGAGTTCGGATCTGGCGCAGGAAAAAAATATAAATTAGCAGTTTATGATTACGGCGTGAAAACGAATATCCTTCGACTCTTGGACGCAGCGGGTTTTGCGGTTTCCGTTTATCCTGCGCAAACTCCTGCTTCTGAAATCATGAAAGATGGTGTAGACGCTTTCTTCCTTTCGAATGGTCCAGGAGACCCCGCGGCTTGCACGTACGCGATCGATTCTACAAAAGCTATATTAGAAAATAATTATCCTCTATTCGGGATTTGTTTAGGACATCAGATCATTGGTCTAACCTTAGGGAAAAAGACTGAAAAAATGAAATTCGGTCACAGAGGCGGAAACCAGCCTGTGAAAAGTTTGGAGACCGGCAAGGTGGAGATCACTTCACAAAACCATGGCTTCGCTGTGGTTGCGGAGTCTTCCGAAAAAGAACCGATCTCTTTTATTAATCTAAATGATGATACCGTAGAAGGTATTTTGAAATCGGGTTATCCTCTTCTGTCGGTTCAATACCACCCGGAAAGTTCTCCAGGTCCGAATGATAGTAGATACTTATTCCAGAAGTTCTACGATTTAGTGGATTCAACTAAGAAGAAATAA
- a CDS encoding chemotaxis protein CheW codes for MDKNNHAEQNQEEKELDTIQEFLTFEVDKEIFGIDILYIHEILKPVPITRIPNVEGFILGVINLRGEIIPIMDLKELFGLGFCDILPSTRIIVVVTGEKRAGLLVDSVKQVVKIRKDKVSQADEDLSVNYSELIESVSQFEESLILNLNLSKVMDYAGEEA; via the coding sequence ATAGATAAAAACAACCACGCGGAACAAAACCAAGAAGAAAAAGAACTGGATACCATCCAGGAATTTCTCACATTCGAAGTGGATAAGGAAATTTTCGGGATCGATATTCTGTATATCCACGAGATACTAAAACCGGTACCTATTACAAGAATTCCTAATGTAGAAGGTTTTATATTAGGAGTGATCAACTTAAGAGGTGAGATCATTCCTATCATGGATCTGAAGGAACTTTTTGGATTAGGTTTTTGTGATATTCTTCCTTCCACTCGGATCATTGTAGTTGTTACTGGAGAAAAAAGGGCAGGGCTCCTTGTAGACTCGGTAAAACAGGTGGTTAAGATCCGCAAAGATAAGGTCAGCCAAGCGGATGAAGACCTGAGCGTAAATTATAGCGAACTTATAGAATCAGTCAGCCAGTTCGAAGAATCTCTGATCCTAAACTTGAATCTTTCCAAGGTAATGGATTATGCAGGGGAGGAAGCGTAA
- a CDS encoding 5-formyltetrahydrofolate cyclo-ligase: MVSKSEARKKIKSLLLEVPSRKEKEESIRASLLEFLRHFSSSTQLKIISYVADDFEISPFLPLGPSLQIGSLDLDIFFPKVTNSGLEFKLGSGFNSGAFGILEPMGEGLLKPEDADWIIVPALGWNGEGARLGRGKGFYDRSLKDILSEKMIGLSFEDLYPCDFSAEPHDLKAGTVITEKKNHCFPGKMGEKSVG, from the coding sequence TTGGTTTCTAAATCGGAAGCCAGAAAAAAAATTAAATCCCTTCTCTTGGAAGTTCCTTCCAGGAAAGAAAAAGAAGAAAGTATCCGCGCAAGTCTTCTGGAATTTCTGAGACATTTTTCATCTTCTACCCAATTAAAAATCATTTCTTATGTAGCTGATGATTTTGAAATTTCTCCTTTTCTACCGTTAGGCCCTTCTTTACAGATAGGAAGTTTAGATTTGGACATATTTTTTCCAAAAGTAACAAATTCAGGACTTGAATTTAAACTAGGTTCCGGATTTAACTCGGGTGCATTTGGCATTTTGGAACCAATGGGAGAAGGTTTATTAAAACCGGAAGATGCGGATTGGATTATAGTGCCGGCCCTGGGTTGGAATGGGGAGGGGGCAAGGCTCGGAAGGGGCAAGGGTTTTTACGATCGTTCTTTAAAGGATATCCTTTCCGAAAAAATGATTGGCCTTTCTTTTGAGGACCTATACCCTTGCGATTTTTCCGCAGAACCCCACGATCTGAAAGCAGGTACAGTGATTACGGAGAAAAAAAACCATTGCTTTCCCGGGAAAATGGGAGAAAAATCAGTCGGATAA
- the thrS gene encoding threonine--tRNA ligase: protein MEAGVAVAVQNQSVKFILPDGSSKEVSSGSSYKDFIESQLPFLKNKALAVRLDGTNVLDLSRTIDSTTTPNTTPKLEVLTFQDKEGWETFQHSAAHLLGMAVQNLYKDAKLTVGPVIENGPGFFYYDIDFTETVITPEDFPKIEAEMKKIVDNDHEVFRKVWDKKEAISVFEKMGENYKVEIVGQIPDDKVSIYGMGEWFDLCRGPHIPRSGFLKAFKLTALSGAYWKADKNNRMLTRIYGIAFPSKKELDEYTFQMEEAKKRDHRKIGKEMDLFSFQPEAPGFPFWHPKGTTLWNALADYIRKECAKRGYQEIKTPAVLSSELWRRSGHWDNFNENMYFVSIDEEEFAIKPMNCPGCSLIYKHHLHSYRELPLRFAELGSVHRHELHGVLHGLFRVRAFTQDDAHIYAPLEYLETEVLDIIDFTFNVYKKFGFQEFKTYIATRPEKSQGKDEDWEFATNALKQALEKRGIPYAIKEGEGAFYGPKIEFNIKDSIGRMWQCGTVQIDFSMPDRFELDYTDSDGAKKRPVMVHRAIYGSLERFIGILIEHFEGKFPLWLSPNQIRVLTVTENVQEYGSEILKNLIDSGFRAEADFRNEKIGAKIRDSILKKANYLLVLGQKEKDSGTVAVRKRGSEETISMSYSEFRSLLEKEVSEGL from the coding sequence ATGGAAGCAGGGGTAGCTGTGGCAGTTCAAAATCAGTCAGTCAAATTTATCTTACCGGATGGAAGTTCTAAAGAAGTATCCTCCGGTTCCTCATATAAGGATTTTATAGAATCCCAACTTCCGTTCTTAAAGAACAAGGCGTTAGCAGTCCGCTTGGATGGCACAAACGTTTTGGATTTGAGCCGGACCATTGATTCCACAACCACCCCTAACACAACACCTAAGCTGGAAGTTTTGACCTTCCAGGACAAAGAAGGTTGGGAAACCTTCCAACATTCCGCGGCTCACTTGCTCGGAATGGCGGTCCAGAATTTATACAAAGACGCGAAATTAACCGTTGGTCCTGTGATCGAAAATGGACCAGGCTTCTTCTATTATGATATCGATTTTACAGAAACTGTGATCACTCCGGAAGATTTTCCGAAGATCGAAGCGGAGATGAAAAAGATCGTGGATAACGACCACGAAGTTTTCCGCAAAGTCTGGGATAAAAAAGAAGCAATCTCCGTTTTCGAAAAAATGGGAGAGAACTATAAGGTAGAGATCGTCGGTCAAATTCCCGACGACAAAGTTTCTATCTATGGAATGGGAGAATGGTTCGACCTTTGCAGAGGGCCCCATATTCCTCGTTCCGGATTTTTGAAAGCATTCAAGTTGACTGCACTTTCCGGCGCTTACTGGAAAGCGGATAAGAACAATCGTATGCTCACCCGAATTTACGGGATCGCATTTCCAAGTAAGAAGGAATTGGACGAGTATACCTTCCAAATGGAAGAAGCAAAGAAGAGAGATCACAGAAAGATCGGAAAAGAAATGGATCTATTCTCCTTCCAACCGGAAGCTCCCGGTTTTCCTTTCTGGCATCCTAAAGGAACTACTCTTTGGAATGCATTAGCGGATTATATTCGTAAAGAATGTGCCAAACGTGGATACCAAGAGATCAAAACTCCTGCTGTACTTTCTTCCGAGTTATGGAGAAGAAGCGGTCACTGGGATAATTTCAACGAGAACATGTATTTTGTTTCGATCGACGAAGAAGAGTTCGCGATCAAACCGATGAACTGTCCTGGTTGTAGTTTGATCTATAAACACCATCTTCACTCTTACAGAGAACTTCCTCTTAGATTTGCAGAATTAGGAAGTGTACATCGTCATGAATTACATGGAGTTCTTCATGGACTTTTCAGAGTAAGAGCATTCACCCAAGATGATGCACATATCTATGCACCTTTGGAATATCTGGAAACAGAGGTGTTGGATATCATCGACTTCACTTTTAATGTGTATAAGAAGTTTGGATTCCAAGAATTCAAAACTTATATCGCTACTCGTCCTGAAAAATCGCAAGGTAAGGACGAAGATTGGGAATTTGCAACCAACGCTCTCAAGCAGGCTTTGGAAAAAAGAGGAATTCCTTACGCGATCAAAGAAGGAGAAGGTGCATTCTACGGACCTAAGATAGAATTTAATATAAAGGATTCTATCGGAAGAATGTGGCAATGCGGGACTGTTCAGATAGACTTCTCCATGCCGGATCGTTTCGAGTTGGATTATACCGATTCAGACGGAGCCAAAAAAAGACCGGTCATGGTTCATAGAGCAATCTACGGTTCCTTGGAAAGATTTATCGGGATACTAATAGAACATTTCGAAGGTAAGTTCCCGCTTTGGCTCTCTCCGAACCAAATACGCGTTCTAACCGTAACTGAAAATGTGCAGGAATACGGATCCGAGATCTTGAAAAATCTGATTGATTCCGGTTTCCGGGCGGAAGCCGACTTCAGAAATGAGAAGATCGGCGCCAAGATCCGAGATTCTATTCTGAAAAAAGCCAATTACCTTCTGGTATTGGGCCAAAAGGAGAAGGATTCCGGCACTGTTGCGGTCAGAAAACGAGGCTCGGAAGAAACAATTTCTATGTCTTATTCCGAGTTCCGTTCTTTATTGGAAAAGGAAGTCTCAGAAGGACTTTGA
- the atpD gene encoding F0F1 ATP synthase subunit beta has translation MSKGKVKQIIGSVLDIEFESGHLPEIFNALEIDAVVEGKKEKIIAEVQQHIGGSAVRAIALSSTDGLVRGQEVSDTGAPISVPVGDVTLGRIFNVLGDPVDEGAPIQVKERKPIHRAAPSYEDLSPKTEVFETGIKVIDLLAPYIKGGKTGLFGGAGVGKTVLIQELINNIAKQHGGFSVFAGVGERTREGNDLWREMKESGVINKTVLCYGQMNEPPGARLRVALSALTMAEHFRDSIGTDVLLFVDNIFRFSQAGSEVSALLGRMPSAVGYQPTLSTEMGALQERITSTRKGSITSVQAIYVPADDLTDPAPANAFAHLDATTVLSRAISDKGIYPAVDPLDSTSRVMNAEVLGAEHYGVAREVQRILQRYKDLQDIIAILGMDELSEDDKVLVARARKIEKFLSQPFHVAEVFTGSPGKYVKLADTVRSFKELIAGNCDHLPEQAFYMVGTIEDAIEKSKNLRA, from the coding sequence ATGAGCAAAGGTAAAGTAAAACAAATCATCGGATCCGTTTTGGATATCGAATTCGAGTCCGGACATCTGCCCGAAATTTTTAACGCGCTTGAAATCGACGCGGTCGTAGAAGGCAAAAAGGAAAAAATTATCGCCGAAGTGCAACAGCATATCGGTGGTAGTGCAGTAAGAGCGATCGCTCTTTCTTCCACTGACGGCCTTGTAAGAGGACAGGAAGTTTCTGATACAGGAGCTCCTATTTCCGTTCCAGTTGGGGACGTGACCCTCGGAAGAATTTTTAACGTTCTGGGAGATCCAGTGGATGAAGGCGCTCCTATCCAAGTGAAAGAGCGTAAACCTATCCACAGAGCCGCTCCAAGTTACGAAGACCTTTCCCCTAAAACGGAAGTATTCGAAACAGGGATCAAGGTTATCGACCTTCTTGCTCCTTATATCAAAGGGGGAAAGACCGGACTCTTCGGAGGAGCCGGAGTAGGTAAAACAGTTCTTATCCAAGAGTTGATCAATAATATCGCGAAACAACACGGTGGATTTTCCGTATTCGCAGGTGTTGGTGAAAGAACCAGAGAAGGAAACGACCTCTGGAGAGAGATGAAAGAATCCGGAGTTATCAACAAGACCGTGCTTTGTTATGGTCAGATGAATGAGCCACCTGGTGCTCGTCTTCGTGTTGCTCTTTCTGCTCTTACAATGGCGGAACATTTCCGTGATTCCATCGGAACAGATGTACTACTCTTCGTAGACAATATCTTCCGTTTCTCCCAAGCGGGATCGGAAGTATCTGCTCTACTTGGACGTATGCCTTCTGCGGTGGGATACCAACCGACTCTTTCTACAGAGATGGGTGCTCTCCAAGAGCGTATTACTTCCACTCGTAAGGGATCCATCACTTCCGTTCAGGCAATTTATGTTCCTGCGGACGACTTGACTGACCCTGCACCTGCGAACGCGTTCGCTCACTTAGATGCGACTACGGTTCTTTCTCGCGCGATCTCCGATAAAGGAATTTATCCTGCGGTTGACCCACTCGATTCTACTTCCCGCGTGATGAACGCAGAAGTTTTGGGTGCGGAACATTACGGTGTTGCTCGTGAGGTTCAAAGGATCCTTCAACGTTATAAAGATCTTCAGGATATCATCGCGATCCTTGGTATGGACGAACTTTCTGAAGATGATAAGGTTCTGGTTGCGAGAGCAAGAAAGATCGAGAAATTCCTTTCTCAGCCTTTCCACGTTGCGGAAGTATTCACTGGATCTCCTGGAAAATACGTAAAACTTGCAGATACAGTTCGCTCTTTCAAAGAATTGATCGCAGGAAATTGCGACCACCTTCCAGAGCAAGCCTTCTACATGGTAGGAACCATAGAAGACGCGATCGAGAAGTCCAAAAACCTGAGAGCATAA
- a CDS encoding metalloregulator ArsR/SmtB family transcription factor: MNAFAALADDTRREIVRLVAKNGELTSTEIGQNFKISPPAISHHLKILKSAKVLNMKKEAQKRIYSLNGSSINEMEDWLLDIIDLWNKRLDKLDRYVLKVKKERAHDKK; this comes from the coding sequence ATGAATGCTTTTGCCGCCCTTGCAGATGATACAAGAAGGGAAATAGTGAGATTGGTGGCCAAAAATGGAGAACTTACTTCAACCGAGATCGGGCAAAATTTTAAAATAAGCCCGCCTGCCATTTCTCATCATTTGAAAATTTTAAAAAGTGCCAAAGTCCTTAACATGAAGAAGGAAGCGCAAAAACGTATCTATAGCTTAAACGGATCAAGCATTAATGAAATGGAAGATTGGTTATTGGATATAATCGATCTATGGAATAAACGCCTGGATAAGTTGGATCGATACGTATTGAAAGTCAAAAAGGAGAGAGCCCATGATAAGAAATAA
- the rpmI gene encoding 50S ribosomal protein L35, which translates to MPKLKTNRAAAKRFKFSKNNKIKRKSMNTRHILTKKGPKRRRRLRGMTLVVDADWKAIVRLMPYGVR; encoded by the coding sequence ATGCCTAAGCTTAAAACAAATAGAGCCGCAGCTAAACGGTTCAAGTTTTCCAAAAATAATAAAATAAAACGGAAGAGTATGAACACCCGTCACATTCTTACCAAAAAAGGACCTAAAAGACGTCGTCGTCTTAGAGGAATGACTTTGGTAGTGGATGCGGATTGGAAAGCAATCGTTAGACTCATGCCTTACGGAGTTCGATAA
- the rplT gene encoding 50S ribosomal protein L20 → MPRATNGTIHKNRRKKILKTAKGFRGARSKLYRTAKSAVMKAGQWAYRDRRAKKRDFRKLWIIRINAAAREAGLSYSQFMYGLKKANISLDRKALAELAFSDKETFNALVEKIKVAA, encoded by the coding sequence ATGCCACGCGCAACAAACGGAACCATACACAAGAATCGTCGTAAAAAAATCCTAAAAACCGCAAAAGGTTTTAGAGGAGCGAGATCCAAACTTTACAGAACTGCGAAATCCGCGGTAATGAAAGCTGGTCAGTGGGCGTACAGAGACAGAAGAGCTAAAAAACGTGATTTCCGCAAACTTTGGATTATCCGTATTAATGCTGCAGCTCGTGAAGCTGGACTTTCTTATTCTCAGTTCATGTACGGATTGAAAAAAGCCAATATTTCTTTGGATAGAAAAGCCCTTGCAGAACTTGCGTTTAGCGACAAAGAAACTTTCAACGCTTTAGTTGAAAAAATCAAGGTAGCGGCGTAA